The Scyliorhinus torazame isolate Kashiwa2021f chromosome 10, sScyTor2.1, whole genome shotgun sequence genome contains a region encoding:
- the cebpg gene encoding CCAAT/enhancer-binding protein gamma: MSARSVISCHPKESADQDGVSRVQLQTISIGTQQVPQLRPLSPSGAGKTMAPSKQSKKNGGYSKESDEYRQRRERNNMAVRKSRLKSKQKAQDTQQRVNELKEENERLEAKIKLLSKELSVLKDLFLEHAHTFSDNGHTPFTENTGSSQESNNMGQ, from the coding sequence ATGAGTGCACGGTCTGTCATTTCCTGTCATCCCAAAGAGAGCGCAGATCAGGATGGAGTGAGCAGAGTGCAGCTCCAGACCATCAGCATCGGCACGCAGCAAGTCCCACAGCTCCGTCCACTCAGCCCCTCTGGGGCTGGCAAGACCATGGCTCCGAGTAAACAAAGCAAGAAAAACGGGGGCTACAGCAAGGAGAGCGATGAGTACCGACAGCGGCGGGAGCGCAACAACATGGCAGTGAGGAAAAGCCGATTAAAGAGCAAACAGAAAGCGCAGGACACGCAGCAGAGAGTCAACGAGCTGAAAGAGGAGAATGAGCGTCTGGAAGCAAAAATCAAACTGCTCAGCAAGGAGCTGAGCgttttaaaggatttgtttcttgagCACGCGCATACTTTCTCAGATAACGGCCACACACCGTTCACTGAAAACACTGGCTCTAGCCAGGAGTCAAACAACATGGGGCAATAG